In Paenibacillus sonchi, a single genomic region encodes these proteins:
- a CDS encoding ABC transporter permease, with amino-acid sequence MEESIGMTRNKTAESPLRQAWIRIWGMRALYLMLLPCLIWYFVFKYLPMYGVIISFKDYNFTDGILHSPWADPWYKYFKMFFDSPYFLQLMSNTLLISLYKLVFGMLPSIILAILFHECRVMWLKRWVQTLSYMPHFLSWIIIYGISVAFFSETTGLVNRWITEAGGSSISFLGSTEWFRSMLVSTEIWKDIGWGAIVYLAAISGIDPTLFEAARVDGASRLRMIWHITLPGIRNVIILLLILKIGSIMDAGFEQIYVFYNPRVYEVGDIIDTWVYRTGLEQMNFSLATTVGLFKSAIGFVLVLGANRLAKRWGAEYGKRQIR; translated from the coding sequence ATGGAAGAATCCATTGGCATGACAAGGAACAAGACAGCAGAGTCACCGCTGCGTCAGGCATGGATCAGGATATGGGGAATGCGGGCGTTGTACCTGATGCTGCTTCCCTGCCTAATCTGGTATTTCGTATTCAAATACTTGCCGATGTACGGCGTCATTATCTCCTTCAAGGACTATAATTTTACGGACGGCATCCTGCACAGCCCCTGGGCCGACCCGTGGTACAAGTATTTCAAAATGTTTTTTGATTCTCCGTATTTCTTACAGCTCATGTCCAATACCCTGCTGATCAGCTTATACAAGCTGGTGTTCGGGATGCTGCCTTCGATCATTCTGGCGATTCTGTTCCACGAATGCCGGGTGATGTGGCTGAAGCGGTGGGTCCAGACATTGAGCTATATGCCGCACTTTTTGTCCTGGATTATCATTTACGGCATTTCGGTAGCTTTCTTTTCGGAGACGACCGGGCTGGTCAACCGGTGGATTACAGAAGCGGGCGGCTCGTCCATCTCTTTCCTCGGCTCAACGGAATGGTTCCGCAGCATGCTGGTCTCGACTGAAATCTGGAAGGATATCGGCTGGGGCGCAATCGTCTATTTGGCTGCGATCAGCGGGATCGACCCGACGCTGTTCGAAGCGGCCAGGGTAGACGGCGCCAGCCGGCTGCGGATGATTTGGCATATTACGCTTCCCGGTATCCGCAATGTCATCATCCTGCTCCTGATCCTCAAAATCGGCAGCATCATGGACGCCGGATTTGAGCAAATTTATGTTTTCTACAACCCGCGCGTATATGAGGTCGGCGATATTATCGATACCTGGGTATACCGGACCGGTCTGGAGCAAATGAACTTTAGTCTGGCGACCACGGTAGGATTGTTCAAATCAGCTATTGGCTTTGTGCTGGTGCTGGGGGCCAACAGGCTGGCTAAACGATGGGGGGCGGAATATGGTAAACGCCAAATCCGATAA
- a CDS encoding helix-turn-helix domain-containing protein, whose translation MRTYAKGLGGQRPQETDHPEINTMIRYLLHHYDEDISLQAMAQYVNMDENYLSGLFKKKTGETFINYLQHIRVNEARFYLEQTDLTVAEIGERVGFANPSYFFKIFKRWTKLTPNEYRQQCKGRAGTEPPAP comes from the coding sequence ATGCGGACTTATGCCAAGGGTCTTGGCGGGCAGCGGCCGCAGGAGACGGACCATCCCGAGATCAACACAATGATCCGCTATTTGCTGCATCATTATGACGAGGACATTTCCTTGCAGGCGATGGCGCAATACGTCAATATGGATGAAAATTATTTGAGCGGCCTATTCAAGAAAAAAACGGGCGAGACCTTCATCAACTATCTCCAGCACATCCGGGTGAATGAAGCGAGGTTCTATTTGGAGCAGACCGACCTGACCGTCGCCGAAATCGGGGAGCGGGTCGGGTTCGCCAACCCCAGCTACTTCTTTAAAATTTTCAAACGCTGGACGAAGCTGACACCCAACGAATACAGGCAGCAGTGTAAAGGAAGGGCGGGCACTGAGCCGCCGGCGCCATAA
- a CDS encoding response regulator, giving the protein MWKILLVEDEPFVRRSIRQSIRWEEHGFSITGEATHGQEALELMDRLQPDIVITDIFMPYMDGLELIQAARAKGFEGSFIMLTCAGEFEYARLALEYGASSYILKLSMSDEELLQALNKARAKLMKRVEQQDRLEDQLFREAAGYMWRSLWGKELHQNETDKFEDFRRLTANSPGLLLISVLSGTRMLSKADLPSLLPAEAGQAARCHLFRHMGQSTFWVWLERSPALRPEVFIYDGLPAVRRLGSAADAGLGAWRMNLEVLGRYYYGCARGEIGVTAEADTVPVHPSPFPGNRNGRLSAASSGSMWATVPPNWSSYGSSWRPSACRWRQSRRPPSGWTSCSRVLPESLQNRPAHCWMPCAIPNCWSGRSRGCGLMPRVLAGSGRRRRTIPRSTQ; this is encoded by the coding sequence ATGTGGAAAATACTTCTGGTCGAAGATGAGCCGTTCGTCCGCCGCTCGATCCGCCAATCCATCCGCTGGGAGGAGCACGGCTTTTCCATTACCGGTGAGGCCACCCACGGGCAGGAAGCGCTGGAGCTGATGGACCGGCTGCAGCCCGATATTGTAATTACCGATATTTTTATGCCTTACATGGACGGCCTGGAGCTGATTCAGGCTGCACGGGCCAAGGGCTTTGAAGGATCGTTCATCATGCTTACCTGCGCCGGCGAGTTCGAATACGCCCGGCTTGCGCTTGAATATGGCGCATCCAGTTATATTCTCAAGCTGTCCATGAGCGACGAAGAGCTGCTCCAGGCGCTGAACAAAGCCCGGGCCAAGCTGATGAAGCGGGTGGAACAGCAGGACCGGCTGGAGGACCAGCTGTTCCGGGAGGCAGCCGGTTATATGTGGCGAAGCCTGTGGGGCAAGGAACTCCACCAGAATGAAACAGACAAATTCGAGGATTTCCGCCGCCTAACGGCAAACTCCCCAGGGCTGCTGCTTATCTCGGTGCTGAGCGGCACCCGGATGCTGAGCAAAGCCGACCTGCCTTCCCTGCTGCCCGCAGAGGCAGGGCAGGCAGCACGCTGCCACCTGTTCAGGCATATGGGGCAGAGCACTTTTTGGGTCTGGCTGGAGCGCAGCCCGGCACTGCGGCCTGAGGTGTTCATCTATGACGGGCTGCCCGCTGTCCGCCGCCTTGGATCGGCGGCAGATGCCGGTTTGGGCGCCTGGCGGATGAACCTGGAGGTGCTGGGCCGCTATTATTATGGCTGTGCCCGTGGAGAGATCGGCGTTACGGCCGAAGCCGATACGGTGCCGGTGCACCCCTCCCCGTTCCCTGGGAACAGGAACGGGAGATTATCGGCCGCTTCGAGCGGCTCGATGTGGGCGACTGTGCCGCCAAATTGGAGCAGCTATGGCAGTTCATGGCGGCCGTCCGCATGCCGATGGCGGCAGTCAAGGAGACCGCCGAGCGGCTGGACAAGCTGTTCGCGCGTATTGCCGGAAAGCCTGCAGAACCGCCCGGCGCACTGCTGGATGCCGTGCGCCATCCCGAATTGCTGGAGCGGACGGTCGCGCGGATGCGGACTTATGCCAAGGGTCTTGGCGGGCAGCGGCCGCAGGAGACGGACCATCCCGAGATCAACACAATGA
- a CDS encoding sensor histidine kinase, whose amino-acid sequence MGKLKWLWPSSMKNRLVLSILLFVLIPSAFLQIRNITQLETMMKDNISQQNTAQLNFLKNNIESLKFGVLGAMLQLERDPDLREQLGRTGENMPEKNMFIKNELLLVKQRLMNAIVPVHLTLVDDKGEVYNTLEEGMAVPAVSGAELLQQPEFVKLRQGAEAYYWTVHEPDYLLANALPGSQLFSLFSKLQGTDGHTFAYLRISLDMKTWLNSITGGFQVKQTYYLLDGGGQPILMGRNDRSAQALGGMLATFKSNPARYFTDDKDLFIFNGTYLPNMDWYLVSRFPLEALSGNILAMKREVMLSFLVTCIIFAGIMYAIVSSTVRPLHNLQKKMSELVDKNLNVSIPERKYKGELLRLARAFNLMTGDIRKLIERLQMEERQKEAIRFQMLMSQMNPHFLLNTLNTIKWNARNHGDMGTSEICQNLGKLLESGLNSDADLVFLKEEIELIRAYVYIQSFRYDHSFNVEYMIGDGLEYALIPKFSLQPLVENAIYHGLVHMKAGGKITILIAGAGGRLRVEIGDNGQGLERSGSASGKRRKGIGLSNLRERILLLYKGRGELLLLPLPQGTVAVLDIPLLNSLPYDKEERNVENTSGRR is encoded by the coding sequence ATGGGCAAATTAAAATGGCTGTGGCCGTCCAGCATGAAAAACCGGCTAGTCCTATCCATTCTGCTGTTCGTGCTGATTCCTTCCGCATTCCTGCAAATCCGCAATATCACGCAGCTGGAAACGATGATGAAGGACAATATATCACAGCAAAATACGGCACAGCTCAATTTTCTCAAAAATAATATTGAAAGCCTGAAATTCGGTGTATTGGGCGCGATGCTGCAGCTCGAACGCGACCCGGACCTGCGCGAACAGCTTGGCCGCACCGGAGAGAATATGCCGGAAAAAAATATGTTCATCAAAAATGAGCTGCTGCTGGTGAAGCAACGGCTGATGAATGCCATTGTCCCCGTTCATCTCACGCTGGTGGATGATAAGGGAGAGGTCTACAACACGCTGGAGGAAGGCATGGCCGTCCCGGCGGTCAGCGGAGCGGAATTGCTGCAGCAGCCGGAATTCGTAAAGCTCAGGCAAGGGGCTGAAGCCTATTATTGGACAGTTCATGAGCCTGATTATCTGCTGGCGAACGCCCTGCCGGGCTCGCAGTTATTCTCTTTATTCTCGAAGCTGCAGGGAACGGACGGCCATACCTTCGCCTATCTGCGCATCAGTCTGGATATGAAGACCTGGCTTAACTCGATAACAGGCGGCTTCCAGGTGAAGCAGACCTATTATTTGCTGGACGGCGGCGGGCAGCCGATTCTGATGGGCCGCAATGACCGCTCTGCTCAGGCGCTAGGCGGGATGCTGGCCACCTTCAAAAGCAACCCGGCCCGTTATTTTACCGATGACAAAGACCTGTTCATCTTTAACGGCACTTATCTGCCGAATATGGATTGGTACCTCGTCAGCCGCTTCCCCTTGGAAGCGCTCTCCGGGAACATTCTGGCGATGAAGCGGGAGGTTATGCTGTCGTTTCTGGTCACCTGTATTATTTTTGCCGGAATCATGTATGCAATTGTTTCTTCTACGGTCAGACCCTTGCATAATTTGCAGAAAAAAATGAGTGAGCTTGTCGATAAAAATCTGAATGTGAGCATCCCCGAACGGAAATATAAAGGCGAGCTGCTGCGGCTTGCCCGTGCCTTCAATCTGATGACCGGCGATATCCGCAAGCTGATCGAACGGCTGCAAATGGAGGAAAGGCAGAAGGAAGCCATCCGCTTTCAAATGCTGATGTCGCAAATGAATCCGCATTTTCTGCTCAACACGCTGAATACGATCAAATGGAACGCGCGCAACCACGGTGATATGGGGACATCGGAAATCTGCCAGAACCTGGGCAAACTGCTGGAATCAGGCCTCAACAGCGATGCGGACCTCGTCTTTCTGAAGGAAGAAATCGAACTGATCCGGGCGTATGTCTACATCCAGTCCTTCCGCTATGACCACTCCTTCAACGTGGAATACATGATCGGCGACGGCCTGGAGTATGCCCTGATTCCAAAGTTCAGCCTGCAGCCGCTCGTTGAGAATGCGATTTATCACGGACTTGTGCATATGAAGGCGGGCGGGAAAATAACCATTCTGATTGCCGGCGCCGGCGGCAGGCTGCGGGTCGAGATCGGTGACAACGGCCAGGGGCTGGAGCGCAGCGGCTCCGCTTCGGGGAAACGGCGCAAGGGCATCGGCCTCAGCAATCTGAGGGAACGGATTCTGCTGCTCTATAAGGGGAGAGGCGAGCTGCTTCTGCTGCCGCTCCCCCAAGGCACGGTGGCTGTGCTGGATATTCCTCTGTTGAATTCTTTGCCTTATGACAAGGAGGAGCGAAATGTGGAAAATACTTCTGGTCGAAGATGA
- a CDS encoding FAD-dependent oxidoreductase, with amino-acid sequence MIMKMRQEAYDVVVCGGGLAGVCAAVAAARQGAGVCIIQDRPVLGGNSSSEIRVTPHGAAQFHAYARETGIISELLIEERALNHEPILENGWTNSVWDMVLYNLAVSTPNLTLHLNSTVTEVHKDAERHISSVTVRVAGAETQIAIEGRVFIDCTGDGVVADLAGCEWRWGSEGREEFSEPHAPLAASGDTMGSSIHFKAKDMGRPVPFAAPDWAVRHEDPAFFYDQGRHFYDLAAGYWWIEIGIPWNTIYDNEHIRHELTRHALGIWDWIKNRDPLLKEKAANYALDWIGQVPGKRESRRVLGRYFMTEHDPAGRTVFPDEIAYGGWFIDLHSTGGLLAPTAEPSSAEGYAETSEYAIKSYCGPYGIPLRILMSKDVDNLLLAGRNVSVSHAALGTVRVMATTALLGQAAGTAAAVALRRGREACSLDFADIREVQQILLREGCFLPNCRNEDPGDVARSARARAGSSARVHGVGPESRDYTGGFGGTRLPDKEPLTHRRGQWIAVGTEEIRSLAVCLSNESGTEQTVEASLVPVDSIWDYECGAKQPLARQQLAVPPGRMQWVAWEAGLTAADGLRSGGYVRLELAANPQVEWHKGGTVIPGHTSAYEMGPSKMRRYGDGGTLSFRIDPPQACYEPSNVLTGIARPYDYTNIWRSDPAGPLPQRLELEWETEECIGTVELAFPGQLFREYHRYPPFYRDPQCPRDYSIDAWTGGGWTTVASVKGNYQTRRRHPLSEAVKTDKLRVTVHATNGDPSACIAEIRCYRS; translated from the coding sequence ATGATCATGAAGATGCGGCAGGAAGCTTATGATGTGGTGGTATGCGGTGGAGGATTGGCGGGTGTCTGCGCAGCCGTGGCGGCAGCCCGGCAGGGAGCCGGTGTCTGTATCATCCAGGATAGGCCGGTGCTGGGCGGCAACAGCTCGTCGGAAATCCGGGTCACTCCACACGGGGCGGCCCAATTTCATGCCTATGCCCGGGAGACGGGCATTATTTCCGAGCTGCTGATCGAAGAACGGGCGCTTAATCATGAACCGATTCTCGAAAATGGCTGGACGAACAGCGTATGGGACATGGTGCTATACAATTTGGCGGTGTCAACGCCGAACCTTACGCTTCATTTAAACTCCACGGTCACCGAAGTGCACAAAGACGCGGAGCGGCACATCTCCTCTGTGACCGTGCGGGTGGCGGGCGCAGAGACACAAATCGCCATAGAAGGCCGGGTGTTTATTGACTGTACCGGCGATGGTGTGGTTGCCGATCTGGCCGGCTGCGAATGGCGCTGGGGGTCGGAGGGCCGGGAGGAATTCAGCGAACCCCATGCCCCGCTTGCGGCCAGCGGCGACACGATGGGCAGCTCAATACATTTTAAGGCGAAGGATATGGGGCGGCCGGTCCCGTTTGCGGCACCGGATTGGGCGGTCAGACATGAGGACCCCGCTTTTTTCTATGATCAGGGACGGCATTTCTACGACCTTGCCGCCGGGTACTGGTGGATCGAAATCGGCATCCCCTGGAATACCATCTATGACAATGAGCACATCCGGCATGAGCTGACCCGCCATGCGCTGGGCATCTGGGACTGGATTAAGAACAGGGACCCGCTCCTGAAAGAAAAGGCGGCGAACTATGCACTGGACTGGATCGGCCAGGTGCCGGGCAAACGTGAGAGCCGGCGGGTACTGGGCCGTTATTTCATGACGGAGCATGACCCGGCGGGCCGCACCGTATTCCCCGATGAAATCGCCTACGGCGGCTGGTTCATCGACCTGCACAGCACAGGCGGCCTGCTGGCCCCGACTGCGGAACCGTCGTCTGCCGAAGGTTACGCAGAGACCAGCGAATATGCGATTAAAAGCTACTGCGGACCCTACGGGATTCCGCTTCGCATTCTCATGTCGAAGGATGTCGACAACCTTCTGCTGGCCGGCCGCAATGTCAGCGTCAGCCATGCCGCCCTCGGCACTGTGCGCGTCATGGCAACGACGGCGCTGCTGGGTCAGGCGGCGGGCACAGCCGCCGCCGTGGCGCTGCGGCGGGGCCGGGAGGCGTGCAGCCTGGACTTCGCGGATATCCGCGAAGTCCAGCAGATTCTGCTCCGCGAGGGCTGCTTCCTGCCGAACTGCCGCAACGAGGACCCCGGCGATGTGGCCCGCTCGGCACGCGCGCGGGCCGGCAGCTCCGCCCGCGTGCATGGCGTAGGGCCGGAGAGCCGCGACTACACCGGCGGCTTCGGCGGAACCCGGCTCCCGGACAAGGAGCCGCTTACGCACCGGCGCGGGCAGTGGATTGCCGTCGGTACGGAGGAAATCCGTTCCCTGGCCGTGTGCCTAAGCAATGAATCCGGGACGGAGCAGACCGTTGAGGCCAGTCTTGTCCCGGTGGACTCCATCTGGGACTACGAATGCGGGGCGAAGCAGCCGCTGGCCCGGCAGCAGCTGGCCGTTCCGCCCGGCCGGATGCAGTGGGTAGCCTGGGAAGCCGGGCTTACCGCAGCGGATGGGCTGCGGAGCGGAGGGTATGTCCGCCTGGAACTGGCGGCAAATCCGCAGGTGGAGTGGCATAAAGGCGGCACTGTCATTCCCGGCCATACCTCGGCCTACGAGATGGGGCCTTCCAAAATGCGCCGGTACGGCGACGGGGGAACTCTAAGCTTCCGGATTGACCCGCCGCAAGCCTGCTATGAGCCGTCCAATGTCTTGACCGGCATTGCCCGGCCGTATGATTATACAAACATATGGCGTTCCGATCCGGCCGGGCCTTTGCCGCAGCGGCTGGAGCTGGAATGGGAAACGGAGGAGTGTATCGGGACGGTCGAGCTGGCTTTTCCCGGCCAGCTGTTCCGCGAATATCACCGGTATCCGCCGTTCTACCGCGACCCCCAGTGTCCAAGGGATTACAGCATCGATGCCTGGACCGGCGGCGGATGGACAACGGTCGCCTCCGTTAAGGGCAACTATCAGACCCGCCGCCGTCATCCGTTGTCCGAGGCGGTTAAGACAGATAAACTCCGCGTTACAGTACACGCCACGAACGGCGATCCCAGTGCGTGCATCGCAGAGATCCGTTGTTATCGCTCCTGA
- a CDS encoding ASCH domain-containing protein has protein sequence MKCLTIRQPWATLIALGEKQFETRSWQTAYRGELAIHAGMGIDTTACGQEPFKSALARHGFTVDNLPRGAIIAISRLADCHEVTQADAVEGWPGGNELVFGDYAPGRYAWKLEDVTALARPIPAKGRLSFWEYPVLEGEQ, from the coding sequence ATGAAATGTCTGACCATCCGGCAGCCCTGGGCCACATTAATTGCGCTTGGGGAAAAACAGTTCGAGACCCGTTCCTGGCAAACGGCTTATCGCGGTGAACTGGCGATTCATGCCGGAATGGGGATCGACACCACTGCCTGCGGGCAGGAGCCTTTCAAGTCGGCCTTGGCGCGGCATGGCTTCACTGTGGACAATCTCCCCCGGGGAGCCATCATCGCCATAAGCCGTCTGGCCGATTGCCATGAGGTAACGCAGGCGGATGCAGTTGAGGGCTGGCCCGGCGGCAATGAGCTGGTTTTCGGCGATTATGCGCCAGGACGCTATGCCTGGAAGCTGGAGGATGTGACGGCGCTTGCCCGGCCCATACCGGCGAAAGGCAGGCTGAGCTTCTGGGAGTACCCTGTGCTGGAGGGGGAGCAGTGA
- a CDS encoding choice-of-anchor A family protein, producing MKKRSQKAAALILTGVLALSSTVTWGWNVKAAGNMPYIPTPVLGVAGNFNAFIFGDFTQSYDQIHGRLAAEGNITLQGYGVSKDAPGGDVLVAGKNLTLTDGTIYGAAVYGGTITSIRADLKETPRQGTPIDFAAEEQFLARRSDELAALTQTQPFVKEYGKITINAPDAYNVIHLAAADLADANGLQFNIAGDATVIINVGGSAVKIPNFQFWGGKPRKVLFNFYEAASVNIGNTTIEGTILAPHASVFYDHAELHGTLIAKAFSGYVQMHHYPYEGSEPPATPTPTPSATATPTPSATAVPTPSATATLTPSATVTPTPSATATPTPSATATPTAVVTPTPTAVVTPTPTAVVTPTPTAVVTPTPTAVVTPTPTAVVTPTPTAVVTPTPTAVVTPTPTAVVTPTPTAVVTPTPTAVVTPTPTAVVTRTPTSSALPSATASATPTPSTAPTPTSEVTPAPSTATPTPDTTVIYVPVTFPTPTPSLVIGTIVDDTLIDDDPLPLGPVATVAPVQPTASIQPTASIEPTPAPAPAPTVTPEPEEIVITDDEIPAGSVDTPDKLPQTGEASPSPYYIAGLGIAGLGLLLSRTARNSGKRKR from the coding sequence TTGAAAAAAAGATCACAGAAAGCAGCAGCTCTGATTCTGACAGGGGTACTGGCATTGAGCAGCACGGTTACCTGGGGATGGAATGTTAAAGCTGCGGGAAATATGCCGTATATCCCTACCCCTGTCCTGGGTGTTGCCGGCAATTTTAACGCATTTATTTTTGGAGATTTCACGCAATCTTACGATCAGATTCATGGAAGGCTCGCGGCTGAAGGAAATATTACGTTGCAGGGGTACGGTGTTTCCAAGGATGCGCCCGGCGGGGATGTGCTGGTTGCCGGCAAAAATCTCACTCTAACAGACGGAACTATATACGGAGCAGCTGTATACGGAGGCACTATAACCAGCATACGGGCGGATCTCAAGGAGACTCCCCGCCAAGGGACGCCGATTGATTTTGCGGCCGAGGAACAGTTTTTGGCCCGGCGTTCGGATGAATTGGCCGCATTGACGCAGACACAGCCTTTTGTAAAAGAATATGGAAAAATCACTATTAACGCTCCGGATGCCTATAATGTCATTCATCTGGCCGCTGCTGATTTGGCTGACGCCAACGGGCTGCAGTTCAACATAGCAGGTGATGCCACCGTCATTATTAATGTGGGCGGAAGCGCTGTGAAGATTCCCAATTTTCAATTCTGGGGAGGCAAACCCCGCAAGGTCCTGTTCAATTTCTATGAGGCTGCTTCTGTGAATATCGGGAACACGACAATCGAGGGCACGATATTGGCTCCTCATGCCAGTGTCTTTTATGATCATGCAGAGCTTCATGGCACACTGATCGCAAAAGCGTTCAGCGGTTATGTGCAGATGCACCACTATCCGTATGAAGGCTCCGAACCGCCTGCAACGCCGACGCCGACGCCGAGCGCAACGGCGACACCGACGCCGAGCGCAACGGCGGTGCCAACGCCGAGCGCAACGGCGACACTGACGCCGAGTGCAACGGTGACGCCAACGCCGAGTGCGACGGCGACACCAACGCCGAGCGCAACGGCGACACCGACAGCAGTCGTAACGCCGACGCCAACAGCAGTCGTAACGCCAACGCCAACAGCAGTCGTAACGCCGACGCCGACAGCAGTCGTAACACCAACGCCAACAGCAGTCGTAACGCCGACGCCGACAGCAGTCGTAACACCAACGCCGACAGCAGTCGTAACACCAACGCCGACAGCAGTCGTAACACCGACGCCGACAGCAGTCGTAACACCGACGCCGACAGCAGTCGTAACACCAACGCCAACAGCAGTCGTAACGCCGACGCCGACAGCAGTCGTAACACGGACACCGACGTCTAGCGCGTTACCGAGCGCCACTGCATCAGCGACGCCGACGCCGAGTACAGCACCAACACCTACAAGCGAAGTAACACCGGCGCCATCAACAGCAACGCCGACGCCAGACACTACAGTAATCTATGTTCCGGTAACGTTCCCGACGCCAACACCATCATTGGTAATCGGCACGATTGTGGATGATACCTTGATCGATGATGACCCATTACCTTTGGGGCCAGTGGCAACGGTCGCTCCAGTGCAGCCAACAGCGTCAATACAACCAACAGCCTCAATAGAGCCAACGCCAGCCCCTGCACCGGCCCCAACGGTAACACCGGAGCCGGAGGAAATAGTTATAACAGATGACGAAATTCCTGCTGGCAGCGTGGATACCCCCGATAAACTGCCGCAGACCGGGGAAGCAAGTCCATCGCCTTATTATATCGCAGGTCTGGGAATCGCTGGCTTGGGACTGCTGCTTAGCAGAACTGCAAGAAACAGCGGTAAACGCAAACGGTAA
- a CDS encoding IS4 family transposase — protein MDNIPKMTVIRQCLSLLPTLSPTCVPLDYGVKKLRTLALLQLSVTAHLLRWESYREYAWQLDASPDLQELLGLPSISASQVSRRMNQLPTALLEHLFYALTHLIKNLSRPASSGLLQRVGRLLLVDASCLKLPAFLSDWARVTRDRCGVKIHVSYAVTSPEHTFVQHMVPSTGNVSDYEGSDLLLHEEEVTYVLDRGYVCYERMDRWIEGGLNFVMRIADHHQANVLHEHPVPEGSRILRDATVQMGSGYTAMEQRVRLVEFTDEKGRLYRIVTTQWEASAEDIAEIYKHRWLIELFFKWLKQHLRLVRLQSTQPQGIWNHLYLSLIAHALTLYIRYTQAPEKTEWEVLKRLRIHAAKEHTWEEFIQELNRRPTRTSKGRRKTGAKRRTPTLDHPVAYTKAVNEKRIVDRKQKKAGIEQNKNNK, from the coding sequence ATGGATAACATACCTAAAATGACCGTCATTCGTCAATGCCTTTCTTTATTGCCTACCTTGTCCCCCACTTGCGTCCCTTTGGACTATGGGGTAAAAAAGCTGCGTACCCTCGCACTATTGCAGCTTTCGGTAACCGCTCATCTTTTGCGCTGGGAATCCTACCGCGAGTATGCGTGGCAGCTCGACGCTTCCCCTGATCTGCAGGAACTCCTAGGGCTTCCAAGCATTAGTGCTTCACAGGTCAGCCGGCGGATGAATCAGTTGCCTACGGCCTTGCTGGAACATCTGTTTTATGCCCTAACCCATCTTATCAAAAACCTGTCCCGTCCTGCCTCGAGCGGGCTGCTTCAGCGAGTCGGGCGGTTACTTCTTGTGGATGCCAGTTGCTTGAAACTTCCTGCCTTTTTGTCTGACTGGGCCCGGGTGACGCGGGACCGCTGCGGCGTTAAAATTCATGTCTCGTACGCGGTGACTTCCCCGGAACATACCTTCGTTCAGCACATGGTGCCTTCCACGGGGAATGTGAGTGACTACGAAGGATCGGATCTGTTGCTGCACGAGGAAGAGGTCACCTATGTCCTGGATCGCGGGTACGTATGCTACGAGCGGATGGACCGCTGGATTGAAGGTGGGCTGAATTTTGTGATGCGCATCGCCGACCACCATCAAGCCAATGTGCTCCACGAGCACCCCGTTCCGGAAGGAAGCCGCATCCTGCGGGACGCCACCGTCCAAATGGGGAGCGGATATACGGCGATGGAGCAACGCGTTCGTCTCGTCGAATTTACGGATGAAAAGGGACGATTGTACCGAATTGTGACCACGCAATGGGAGGCCTCCGCCGAAGATATCGCAGAGATATACAAGCACCGGTGGCTGATCGAACTCTTTTTTAAGTGGCTGAAGCAGCATCTGCGGTTGGTTCGCTTGCAAAGTACCCAGCCGCAGGGAATCTGGAATCATTTGTACCTCTCTCTGATTGCCCATGCGCTGACACTGTACATTCGTTACACGCAAGCGCCGGAGAAAACAGAATGGGAAGTCCTCAAACGATTGCGAATTCATGCGGCCAAAGAGCACACGTGGGAAGAATTCATCCAGGAGCTCAATCGAAGGCCGACCCGAACGTCCAAAGGACGAAGAAAGACCGGGGCGAAGCGCAGAACACCGACACTCGACCATCCAGTAGCCTACACCAAAGCAGTCAACGAAAAACGGATCGTGGATCGGAAGCAGAAAAAAGCGGGTATCGAGCAGAACAAGAACAACAAATAA